From a single Candidatus Methanoperedens sp. genomic region:
- a CDS encoding tRNA-dihydrouridine synthase family protein: MNIGKLRLDGNLILAPMSDVTNLPFRLLCKKYGASLVYSEMKCSEAIVRQNQKSTARCFICKDERPSGIQLLGSDPVILVNSALILQEIFNPDVFDMNLGCPAQSVIKNGFGSALLEKHELIREIIKQLRDSLNVPLTAKIRILNRFEETLKIARIIENAGADAITVHGRTQKQGYSGKSNLEVIKGIKSELSIPVIANGDIVDEKTAKHVLEYTQCDGLMIGRAAIGNPYIFRRLKHYMDHGELLSQQTTEERLDDFFEYEATCRRYGLFSFRDLNVKAMWFTKGMKNIKPTRMEINQTKDIGSLLEIMHGLKVTNINHTL, from the coding sequence ATGAACATCGGAAAGTTGCGATTGGATGGGAATCTCATATTAGCCCCCATGTCTGATGTTACAAACCTGCCATTCAGGCTGCTTTGCAAAAAATACGGGGCATCGTTGGTTTATTCAGAGATGAAATGTTCTGAGGCAATTGTGCGGCAAAACCAAAAAAGCACAGCAAGATGTTTTATATGCAAGGATGAGAGACCCTCGGGAATACAGTTATTGGGTTCGGATCCGGTTATTCTGGTTAACTCAGCACTTATATTGCAAGAAATATTCAATCCCGATGTTTTTGACATGAACCTCGGATGCCCTGCACAGAGCGTTATTAAAAATGGGTTTGGGTCAGCGCTCCTGGAAAAACACGAATTAATCAGGGAAATCATAAAACAACTTCGTGATTCCTTGAATGTGCCGCTCACCGCGAAAATCAGGATACTGAACAGGTTTGAGGAAACCCTTAAAATCGCGAGGATTATTGAGAACGCTGGCGCAGATGCGATTACAGTTCATGGAAGGACGCAAAAGCAGGGGTATTCAGGAAAATCTAATCTTGAGGTCATTAAAGGTATCAAAAGTGAGCTGTCAATTCCAGTAATTGCAAACGGGGACATCGTTGATGAAAAAACTGCGAAGCATGTGCTTGAATATACGCAGTGTGACGGGCTAATGATAGGACGGGCTGCCATCGGCAACCCTTATATTTTCCGCAGACTCAAGCATTACATGGATCATGGAGAACTTTTATCGCAGCAGACGACTGAGGAGCGACTGGATGACTTTTTTGAATACGAGGCTACGTGCCGCAGGTATGGTTTGTTCTCGTTCAGGGATTTGAATGTAAAAGCTATGTGGTTCACCAAAGGCATGAAAAATATCAAGCCAACGCGCATGGAAATAAATCAAACAAAGGATATTGGGTCGTTACTGGAAATCATGCATGGATTGAAGGTTACCAATATTAACCATACCCTTTAA
- the hdrB gene encoding CoB--CoM heterodisulfide reductase subunit B produces the protein MKELSLFLGCLIPNRYPGIEKATRLVLDRLDIKWSELKEASCCPAPGVFRSFDRTTWLAIASRNLALAEDKNTDLLTICNGCFSSLMDANNTLKNDSILRNEVNTHLKKIGREYLGTIEVRHIIEFLYRDIGAKNLGKFIEKPLEVRAAVHYGCHLLKPTKDRKLGTAQCPVFFDELVEATGAVSVPYEGKTSCCGAGGGVRSAMPETSLKMTEYKLERMKKAGVDCIVNACPFCHLQYDAGQVELAKAGKIYSLPVVHYSQLLGLVFGYTPEEVGLRLNAIINPDFEEKIAQIQKRNNRD, from the coding sequence ATGAAGGAACTGTCTCTTTTTCTGGGATGCCTCATCCCTAACCGCTATCCTGGTATTGAAAAAGCCACAAGACTCGTTCTTGACAGGCTTGATATTAAATGGAGCGAACTGAAAGAGGCTTCATGCTGTCCCGCACCGGGAGTATTCCGTTCATTTGACAGAACAACCTGGCTTGCTATCGCATCAAGGAATCTTGCGCTTGCAGAGGATAAGAACACGGATTTGCTCACGATCTGCAACGGTTGTTTCAGCTCGCTGATGGATGCCAATAATACCCTGAAAAACGATAGTATTCTCAGGAATGAAGTGAACACGCACCTTAAAAAAATAGGCAGGGAATACCTCGGTACCATAGAGGTCAGGCACATAATAGAATTCCTCTACAGAGATATCGGCGCGAAGAATCTGGGCAAGTTTATAGAGAAACCTCTTGAGGTCAGGGCTGCTGTGCATTACGGATGCCATTTACTGAAACCCACAAAGGACAGAAAGCTTGGGACGGCACAATGCCCCGTGTTTTTTGATGAGCTTGTTGAGGCTACGGGTGCTGTGAGCGTGCCATACGAAGGCAAAACAAGCTGCTGCGGTGCTGGCGGAGGTGTGCGGTCTGCAATGCCTGAGACTTCCTTAAAGATGACAGAATACAAACTTGAACGGATGAAAAAAGCAGGCGTTGACTGTATAGTGAATGCCTGTCCCTTCTGCCATCTGCAATACGATGCAGGACAGGTAGAACTTGCGAAAGCCGGAAAAATCTATAGCCTGCCTGTGGTTCACTACAGCCAGTTGCTCGGGCTTGTATTTGGGTATACGCCAGAGGAGGTAGGACTGCGCCTGAATGCAATTATAAACCCTGATTTTGAAGAAAAAATAGCACAGATACAAAAAAGAAATAACAGGGATTAG
- a CDS encoding aldehyde ferredoxin oxidoreductase family protein, translating into MHGWTGKTVTIDLTDSEIKDSKSNSNNLRSFIGGRGLGIKLYYDAIDPNIGPLTPDNILIFATGPLTGTAAPMSGRHVMVSKSPLTGTIFDSSSGGFFGKELKFAGIDALVIKGKAEEPVYIAVKNDEIEIRRADELWGENVRACTQKLSSSGRVACIGRAGEKLVPIANVMNDYFHACGRGGLGAVMGSKKLKAVVVKGERKPEIADEEAFGKALLDALNLAKNDASKGLSMYGTSAMANLMNYMKLLPAQNFRKSGFAGMDKVSGEFIKEHYDIRGHACYNCTIACKHVIKSGAFEGHEVPEYETLWAYGPDNNNADMDAIIKVNRLCNDYGLDTISSGSTIAAYAEIIGEDIKELAGNVEKIGEKEGIGEELGKGSKALSKLRGKDAAMQVKGLELPGYDPRGAFGMALAYATSNRGGCHLRAYMIAPEILGKPMKVEPKTFSGKAELVSIFQNATAALDSLVLCIFSSFAISEVEFANMLSAATGMDYSTEEFRKVGERIWNLERLFNIGAGFSRKDDTLPERFFGSGGINKAEFEKALDEYYALRGWDENGVPTREKLKELGLL; encoded by the coding sequence ATGCACGGCTGGACAGGTAAAACCGTAACCATTGATTTGACTGACAGCGAAATAAAGGATTCAAAGAGCAATTCCAATAATCTTCGTTCCTTTATCGGGGGAAGGGGGCTTGGAATAAAATTATATTACGATGCCATAGACCCGAATATCGGGCCGCTAACGCCTGACAATATTCTCATCTTCGCAACAGGTCCGCTTACGGGGACAGCAGCCCCGATGTCAGGCAGGCATGTCATGGTATCCAAATCCCCCCTTACAGGCACGATATTTGATTCAAGCAGTGGCGGGTTTTTCGGGAAAGAGCTAAAGTTCGCAGGAATCGATGCATTGGTAATAAAAGGCAAAGCTGAAGAACCAGTTTACATCGCTGTCAAAAACGATGAAATCGAAATACGAAGAGCAGATGAGTTATGGGGGGAAAACGTCAGGGCATGCACCCAGAAACTGTCATCAAGTGGGCGCGTGGCGTGCATAGGTCGCGCGGGCGAGAAGCTTGTTCCGATAGCCAATGTCATGAACGACTATTTCCATGCCTGCGGGCGGGGAGGGCTTGGCGCGGTCATGGGGTCAAAGAAGCTGAAAGCGGTTGTGGTAAAAGGAGAGAGGAAACCTGAGATTGCGGATGAGGAGGCATTTGGGAAAGCGCTCCTGGATGCGCTGAACCTCGCAAAAAATGACGCATCAAAAGGACTTTCAATGTACGGGACTTCAGCAATGGCAAACCTGATGAACTATATGAAGCTCCTGCCTGCACAGAACTTCAGGAAAAGCGGGTTTGCAGGTATGGATAAAGTCTCTGGTGAATTCATCAAGGAGCATTACGACATCAGAGGTCATGCCTGCTATAACTGCACCATCGCATGCAAGCACGTCATTAAAAGCGGCGCATTTGAGGGGCATGAAGTCCCGGAATATGAGACCTTGTGGGCGTACGGACCAGACAATAACAATGCGGATATGGATGCCATTATCAAGGTCAACCGCCTCTGCAATGACTACGGTTTAGACACAATCTCTTCAGGTTCTACAATTGCGGCTTATGCTGAAATAATTGGCGAAGACATAAAAGAATTGGCAGGGAATGTTGAGAAGATAGGCGAAAAGGAGGGAATTGGGGAAGAGCTCGGTAAGGGGTCAAAGGCTCTTTCAAAATTGCGAGGAAAAGATGCTGCGATGCAGGTCAAGGGGCTTGAGCTTCCTGGCTATGACCCGCGCGGCGCCTTCGGGATGGCGCTTGCCTATGCAACCTCGAACCGCGGGGGATGTCATCTGCGCGCCTACATGATTGCGCCTGAGATTCTGGGAAAGCCCATGAAGGTTGAGCCAAAGACATTTTCAGGAAAGGCAGAGCTTGTCAGCATATTCCAGAATGCGACGGCAGCCCTTGATTCGCTTGTGCTGTGCATTTTCTCTTCGTTTGCGATATCGGAAGTGGAGTTTGCGAACATGCTGAGCGCGGCGACAGGTATGGATTATTCGACTGAGGAGTTCCGCAAAGTCGGCGAGAGAATCTGGAACCTTGAGCGGCTGTTTAATATCGGGGCAGGATTCTCGCGAAAGGATGATACTCTGCCTGAGAGGTTCTTCGGGAGCGGCGGGATTAATAAGGCTGAGTTTGAGAAGGCGCTGGATGAGTATTATGCTCTCAGGGGATGGGATGAGAACGGGGTGCCGACGAGGGAGAAGCTGAAAGAATTGGGTCTTCTCTAA